The following proteins are encoded in a genomic region of Streptomyces lunaelactis:
- a CDS encoding maleylpyruvate isomerase family mycothiol-dependent enzyme, with amino-acid sequence MTVHPSLQTYADAWTHSIESIAELVQPLVEGEWNRPTPCPAWSVRDVVSHVIGMECEMLGDPRPIHTLPRDLYHVQNEFARYMEMQVDVRRHHTAPEMTSELEYTMIRRARQLRNENRRPGTMVRAPLGTEQTLETAMRARAFDTWVHEQDLRAALGRPGNLDSPGAYITRDLLLDALPKVVAKDAGSPASSAVVFDVHGPVEFLRTVRVDADGRGTVDGAPSLGPLVTLALDWETFYRLACGRVRAGAVQDRVKVDGDADLAAAILREFAVTQ; translated from the coding sequence GTGACCGTCCATCCCAGCCTCCAGACCTACGCCGACGCCTGGACCCACTCCATCGAATCGATAGCAGAGCTGGTGCAGCCGCTCGTGGAAGGCGAGTGGAACCGGCCGACGCCGTGTCCCGCCTGGTCGGTGCGCGATGTCGTCTCGCACGTCATCGGCATGGAGTGCGAGATGCTCGGCGACCCGCGGCCCATCCATACGCTGCCGCGCGATCTCTACCATGTGCAGAACGAGTTCGCGCGCTACATGGAGATGCAGGTCGATGTGCGCCGTCACCACACGGCGCCGGAGATGACCTCCGAGCTCGAGTACACGATGATCCGCCGGGCCCGTCAGCTGCGCAACGAGAACCGCCGCCCCGGCACCATGGTCCGTGCTCCGCTCGGCACCGAGCAGACGCTCGAAACCGCCATGCGGGCACGCGCGTTCGACACCTGGGTGCACGAGCAGGATCTGCGCGCCGCGCTGGGCAGGCCCGGCAATCTCGACTCCCCCGGCGCGTACATCACCCGTGACCTTCTGCTCGATGCCCTGCCGAAGGTGGTCGCCAAGGACGCGGGCTCCCCGGCGAGTTCGGCCGTGGTCTTCGATGTGCACGGCCCGGTCGAGTTCCTGCGTACGGTGCGGGTGGACGCGGACGGCCGCGGCACGGTCGACGGCGCGCCCTCGCTCGGACCGCTGGTGACCCTCGCGCTGGACTGGGAGACCTTCTACCGGCTGGCCTGCGGGCGGGTGCGGGCGGGCGCGGTGCAGGACCGGGTCAAGGTGGACGGGGACGCCGATCTGGCCGCGGCGATTCTGCGCGAGTTCGCGGTCACCCAGTAG
- a CDS encoding carbon-nitrogen family hydrolase → MRASLLQIAVDPDESVNSRRRRVASLVREQTGVDLVVLPELWPTGAFAYQSFADEAESPTGPTYEVLAKAASDAGVWVHGGSIVERAPDGTLYNTSLVISPAGELVGTYRKIHRFGFDKGEAVMMGAGEALVTVPLPGLVLGLATCYDLRFPELFRGLVDAGAQLFVVPAGWPARRREHWTLLARARAVENQAYVLACGTAGTHAGVEQAGHSIVVDPWGEVLAEAGAEEEVLTVELDASRVASTREQFPVLRDRRLGLANPPRK, encoded by the coding sequence GTGCGCGCCTCGCTCCTTCAGATCGCAGTAGACCCGGACGAATCAGTCAATTCCCGTAGGCGGCGGGTTGCTTCGCTCGTACGGGAACAGACGGGCGTCGATCTGGTGGTCCTCCCCGAGCTGTGGCCGACCGGAGCCTTCGCCTACCAGTCGTTCGCCGATGAGGCCGAGTCGCCGACGGGACCGACGTACGAGGTGCTGGCGAAGGCGGCGAGCGACGCGGGGGTCTGGGTGCACGGGGGGTCCATCGTCGAGAGGGCCCCTGACGGGACCCTCTACAACACCTCCCTGGTCATCTCCCCCGCCGGTGAGCTGGTCGGCACCTACCGGAAGATCCACCGCTTCGGCTTCGACAAGGGCGAGGCGGTGATGATGGGCGCGGGCGAGGCGCTGGTGACCGTGCCGCTGCCGGGGCTCGTCCTCGGCCTGGCCACGTGCTACGACCTGCGCTTCCCCGAGCTGTTCCGGGGCCTGGTGGACGCCGGCGCGCAGCTCTTCGTCGTGCCGGCGGGCTGGCCGGCCCGCCGCCGCGAACACTGGACCCTGCTGGCCCGCGCCCGCGCGGTGGAGAACCAGGCGTATGTCCTGGCGTGCGGCACGGCAGGCACCCACGCCGGGGTCGAGCAGGCCGGCCACAGCATCGTGGTCGACCCCTGGGGAGAGGTGCTGGCGGAGGCGGGCGCGGAGGAAGAGGTGCTGACGGTGGAGCTGGACGCGTCGAGGGTGGCGTCGACGCGGGAGCAGTTCCCGGTGCTCAGGGACCGCCGCCTGGGCCTCGCGAACCCGCCCCGGAAATGA
- a CDS encoding LURP-one-related/scramblase family protein → MKYLVRDKIFAIGDDYWIEDENGRHAFLVDGKALRLRDTLELKDPAGTVLITLRQKMFSLRDTMTIERDDGPLATVRKKRLSLLRNHYRVTLVEGTELDVSGRILDREFTVEYDGELLAHVSRQWFRVRETYAVNVVREDADAALMIAVAVCVIRMSEKEREDD, encoded by the coding sequence ATGAAATACCTGGTACGCGACAAGATCTTCGCGATCGGCGACGACTACTGGATCGAGGACGAGAACGGGCGCCACGCCTTCCTCGTCGACGGCAAGGCGCTGCGGCTGCGCGACACCCTGGAGCTCAAGGATCCGGCCGGGACGGTCCTGATCACCCTGCGCCAGAAGATGTTCAGCCTGCGGGACACGATGACCATCGAGCGGGACGACGGGCCGCTCGCCACCGTCCGCAAGAAGCGGCTGTCACTGCTGCGCAACCACTACCGCGTGACGCTCGTCGAGGGCACGGAACTCGATGTCAGCGGCCGGATCCTGGACCGGGAGTTCACGGTCGAGTACGACGGCGAGCTGCTGGCGCACGTCTCCCGGCAGTGGTTCCGGGTGCGGGAGACGTACGCGGTGAATGTCGTCCGGGAGGACGCGGATGCGGCGCTCATGATCGCGGTCGCGGTGTGCGTGATCCGCATGTCGGAGAAGGAACGGGAGGACGACTGA
- a CDS encoding NHL domain-containing thioredoxin family protein: MATRARVRAPELIGKGGWLNTGGNQYTLADLRGRIVVLDFWTFCCINCLHVLDELRELEEKHRDTVVIIGVHSPKFVHEAEHQAVVDAVERYQVHHPVLDDPELATWKQYAVRAWPTLVVIDPEGYVVAQHAGEGHAHAIEKLVEELEAAHAAKGTLRRGDGPYVAPEPVATDLRFPSKAVLLPSGNFLVSDSTRNQLVELEPDGESVVRRIGDGRFNEPQGLALLPDGRVAVADTVNHAIRAYDPETGVIETIAGTGRQWWQGSPTSGPALEVALSSPWDLAWWGDRLWIAMAGVHQLWSYDPAAGTVEVAAGTTNEGLVDGPAAEAWFAQPSGLAATEERLWIADSETSAVRWIDRDLVVHTAVGTGLFDFGHRDGAADQALLQHPLGVTALPDGSVAISDTYNHALRRFDPATGEVTTLATDVREPSGAVLVGDDIVVVESARHRLTRLRLPEEAVRVEAVAHRTRRAATEVAPGTLRLDVVFQAPAGQKLDTRYGPSTRLLVSSTPPELLRGGDGAGSDLSRELEIDPAVTEGVLHVSAMAASCDDDPAGGTSRSETGGEYPACHVHQQDWGVPVRVSSDGVSRLPLVLAGMDEA, translated from the coding sequence ATGGCGACACGTGCACGCGTTCGGGCCCCTGAGCTGATCGGCAAGGGCGGCTGGCTCAACACAGGCGGTAATCAGTACACCCTTGCTGACCTGCGAGGACGCATCGTCGTTCTCGATTTTTGGACATTTTGCTGCATCAACTGTCTGCATGTCCTGGACGAGCTGCGTGAGCTCGAGGAGAAGCATCGGGACACCGTCGTGATCATCGGCGTGCACTCGCCGAAGTTCGTGCACGAGGCCGAGCACCAGGCCGTCGTCGACGCCGTCGAGCGCTATCAGGTGCACCACCCCGTTCTCGACGACCCCGAACTCGCCACCTGGAAGCAGTACGCCGTACGGGCCTGGCCCACCCTCGTCGTCATCGACCCCGAGGGCTATGTCGTTGCCCAGCACGCGGGCGAGGGGCATGCCCACGCCATCGAGAAGCTCGTCGAGGAGCTCGAGGCCGCGCACGCCGCGAAGGGCACCCTGCGGCGCGGCGACGGGCCGTATGTCGCGCCCGAGCCCGTCGCCACCGATCTGCGCTTCCCCAGCAAGGCCGTGCTGCTGCCCTCCGGGAACTTCCTCGTCTCCGACTCCACCCGGAATCAGCTGGTCGAGCTGGAGCCGGACGGCGAGAGCGTCGTACGGCGGATCGGCGACGGCCGGTTCAACGAGCCGCAGGGCCTCGCCCTGCTGCCCGACGGGCGGGTCGCGGTCGCCGATACCGTGAACCACGCCATCCGGGCGTACGACCCGGAGACCGGCGTGATCGAGACGATCGCGGGCACCGGCAGGCAGTGGTGGCAGGGCTCGCCGACCAGCGGCCCCGCCCTCGAGGTCGCGCTGTCCTCGCCGTGGGACCTGGCCTGGTGGGGCGACAGGCTGTGGATCGCGATGGCGGGCGTCCACCAGCTGTGGAGCTACGACCCGGCGGCCGGGACGGTCGAGGTCGCGGCCGGGACCACCAATGAGGGGCTCGTCGACGGTCCTGCGGCCGAGGCGTGGTTCGCGCAGCCGTCCGGGCTCGCGGCGACCGAGGAGCGGCTGTGGATCGCCGACTCGGAGACCTCTGCGGTGCGCTGGATCGACCGTGACCTGGTGGTGCACACGGCCGTCGGCACCGGCCTCTTCGACTTCGGGCACCGGGACGGCGCCGCCGACCAGGCGCTCCTCCAGCACCCCCTGGGCGTCACCGCGCTGCCCGACGGGTCGGTCGCCATCAGCGACACGTACAACCACGCGCTGCGGCGCTTCGACCCGGCGACCGGTGAAGTGACCACGCTGGCAACGGACGTGAGGGAGCCGAGCGGTGCGGTGCTGGTCGGCGACGACATCGTGGTCGTCGAGTCGGCCCGGCACCGGCTGACCCGGCTGCGGCTGCCGGAGGAGGCGGTACGCGTCGAGGCCGTCGCCCACCGCACCCGGCGCGCGGCCACCGAAGTCGCCCCGGGCACACTCCGGTTGGACGTGGTCTTCCAGGCCCCGGCCGGTCAGAAGCTCGACACCCGGTACGGTCCTTCGACCCGGCTGCTCGTCTCCTCGACGCCGCCCGAGCTGCTGAGGGGCGGCGACGGCGCGGGCAGTGATCTCTCGCGCGAGCTGGAGATCGACCCGGCGGTCACCGAGGGCGTACTGCATGTCTCGGCGATGGCGGCGTCCTGCGACGACGATCCGGCTGGGGGCACCTCCCGGTCGGAGACTGGGGGAGAGTATCCGGCCTGCCATGTGCACCAGCAGGACTGGGGTGTTCCGGTGCGGGTGAGTTCGGACGGGGTCTCGCGGCTGCCGCTCGTCCTGGCGGGGATGGACGAGGCGTAG